The Paenibacillus sp. FSL R7-0345 DNA segment CTTGTGTAATTCCGTACAAAAATGATATTATTTTTAATAATATTCGGTTTTGGCGAGGAGTATTCTGTGAAAAAACTTAAAAGAAGCCAACGTTTGGTTGACATGACCCAATTTTTGCTAGAAAAACCGCATGATCTGCTGCCGTTATCCACCTTTGCGGACCGGTATGGTGCGGCGAAGTCATCCATCAGTGAGGACCTGGCTATTATAAAAGAGGTATTTGAAGGAGAGGGAATGGGCGAGCTGCAGACGCTGGCCGGCGCAGCCGGCGGGGTACGCTACATTCCGCGCATGCCGACAGATATGGCGATGTCTTTTGTTAACCGCCTGTGCGGGGAGCTTGAGCAGAGTGACCGGATTCTTCCCGGCGGTTATCTTTATATGTCCGACCTGCTGGGTCTTCCTTCCGTAATGGAGCAGGCAGGCAAAATTATTGCTACCGCCTTTTACGGCGTAGAAATCGATGTCGTGATGACGGTAGAGACCAAAGGAATTCCACTCGCTTATGCTACAGCTGCACAGCTCGGCCTGCCTGTTGTGCTGGTCCGCCGTGACCATCAGGTAACGGAAGGCTCGGCGGTAAGCATTAACTATGTGTCAGGCTCACACAAGAGCATTCATACGATGTCTCTGTCGAGAAGGGCACTGCGCGAGAAATCCCGGGTGCTGATTGTGGATGATTTCATGAAGGCGGGCGGCACCGTACGCGGTATGGTCGACCTGCTCGGCGAATTCAATGCTGAGGTTGCCGGGGTCGGTGTGCTGGTCGAGTCAGGTGCGGTGGAGACGGAAGAACGGCTGCTGCATGACTATGTATCGCTGGTGAAGCTGACCGAGGTGGACTCCCGGGAGCGGAAAATTTCCGCGACTCCCGGGAACTATTTTTCCTCCTGGCAAGACAGAAACACCTGATTTAGCAAATTGCAGTATAGTGTCGAAATCATGAGGAATGATTAGAAAATAGCACGAAATGTGTCGAAAACAATGGTATCGCAAAAATAATCTTCTTTAGTAGTCATTTTTTGGAATCAAAAAGAAGGAATTCGCTTTGCTGTGTGGAATTATACACCAAGTCTCTGATGGAAAAAGGTGGTGAACACACACATGCAAATTACGGATGTCAGACTCCGCCGCGTCAATTCTGAGGGGAGAATGAAGGCAATCGCATCCATTACCATCGATAACGAGTTTGTTGTTCATGACATACGCGTCATCGACGGTAATAACGGGATGTTCGTTGCAATGCCCAGCAAGCGTACGCCGGACGGTGAATTCCGCGATATCGCACACCCGATCTCTTCGGGAACACGCGAGAAGATTCAATCTGCGGTTCTGGCCGAGTACGATCGCGCCGCTACGGAAGAAGAGGAAGTTATCGAAGAGGGAGCTTAGCATTCAGCTGCTGTCTCTGAGGAACGCCTGCCTGTAAGGGGTGGCGTAAGGTCAAGCCGTTTTCAATTGGGGTTCGAAGAAAAGGGAACCATGGCAGCATGGTTCTCTTTTCTTTTTGCCCGGAATGAGATATATTCAGTAGTGAGCTCAAGAAGTAGGAGGTTGGCATTCTTGAAAAGAATGGCTGTTGTACTTGCTGCAGGTCAAGGCAAGCGCATGAAATCTAAATTATATAAGGTACTGCACCCCGTCTGCGGCAAGCCGATGGTTGGGCATGTGCTTGACACCGTAAAGGCGACCGGATGTGAACGCAATATTGTAGTAGTCGGACATGGCGCAGAGGCAGTGAAGGCTTATCTGGGCCAGAATGCGGAATATGTGCTGCAGGAAACCCAGCTGGGGACCGGGCACGCCGTGAAGCAGGCCAAGGAACTTCTTGGCGGTGAAGAAGGCACGACGATTGTCATTTGCGGAGATACTCCGCTGATCACGCCTGAGACGCTGGAAGGACTAATGGCGCTGCATGAAGGACAACAGGCGGCAGCATCAATATTGACTGCTGTAATGGACCAGCCTGCCGGTTACGGACGGATTATCCGCGGTGAAGACGGCGGTGTACTGAAGATTGTTGAACAGAAGGACTGCACGGCGGAAGAGGCGACTGTAAAAGAAATTAATACAGGCACTTACTGCTTCAATAATGCTAAGCTGTTCGCTGCGCTGGAACAGGTGACGAACAACAATAATCAGCAGGAATATTATTTAACCGATTGTATCGGCATACTCCGGGCACAGGGGGATATCGTTCTGGGATATCAGGCTCATGATGCTGCGGAGTCTATTGGCGTTAACGACCGGCTGGCACTGTCTGAAGTAGAAGGACACATGCGCCAGCGGATTAACAAGACACATATGCTTAACGGGGTTACGATTATTGATCCGGCCTCGACCTATATCGGAGCGGATGTTGTGATTGGCGCGGATACCATTCTGCACCCTTCCACACTGCTCAAAGGCAAGACTGTAATCGGTGAGAACTGTGTGATCGGACCCTCAAGCGATATTGAGGATTCTGAAATCAAAGATGGCGCTTCGGTTAAGCATTCTGTGCTGAGCCAGGCTACTGTCGGAGCGCGCGCATCAGTCGGACCTTTCGCTTATCTGCGGCCGGGCGCGGTGCTTGGTGAAGAAGTGAAGATCGGGGATTTTGTTGAAGTTAAGAATGCGACAATCGGCGACGGCTCCAAAGTATCGCACTTAAGCTATATCGGGGACGCCTCTGTCGGCAAGAACGTCAATGTCGGATGCGGGGCTATTACCGTTAACTACGACGGGTATAATAAAGCAAAGACCACCATTGAGGATGACGCCTTTATCGGCAGCAATGTTAATCTGATTGCTCCGGTAACCGTAGGCAAAGGGGCTTTTGTTGTAGCAGGGTCGACAATTACACGCTCTGTTTCGGAGAATGATCTGGCTGTGGCCAGAGCAAGACAAGAGAACAAGCCGGGTTACGCAGACAAGATCCGCGCCCGTGCCAAAGCCAAGAAAGAAAAGTCCTAGTCCATCGTAAGGGCCAAAGCCAAAGCGCCGGACGAAGCACAAGAATCGTCCGGCGCTGCTTGGAAGTTAAATTCCGTCACGGAGGGTTTATATTTTATGACTTATTGCGATTCCAAATTAAAGATCTTTACTTGTAACTCCAATCCTAAGCTGGCCAGCCAGATTGCTGACTATATCGGCATTCCGATGGGGGAGTCACACACTACAAGCTTCAGTGACGGAGAGATCCAGGTTAAGCTTTCGGAAAGTGTCCGGGGCTGCCACGTCTACATTGTCCAGTCCACCTGCGGTCCGGTCAATGATAACCTGATGGAGCTGCTCGTAATGGTGGATGCACTCAAACGCGCTTCAGCCAAGAGCATCAACGTAGTTATTCCTTACTACGGCTATGCGCGTCAGGACCGCAAAGCACGTTCCCGTGATCCGATTACGGCCAAGCTGGTAGCGAACCTGATTGAGAAAGCAGGAGCGCACCGTGTGATTACCATGGACCTTCATGCTATGCAGATTCAGGGCTTCTTCGATATTCCGGTGGATCATCTGCTGGGTGTTCCGATTCTGGCTCAGTATTTCCGCTCTAAACAGATTGAGAATCCGGTTGTTGTATCACCGGACCATGGCGGTGTAGTACGGGCAAGAAAGCTTGCTGACTTCTTGAACGCTCCGCTGGCGATCATTGATAAACGCCGTCCGGAGCCGAATGTCAGTGAAGTTATGAACATTATCGGTAACATTGAAGGCAAGACCGCGATTCTGATCGATGATATTATCGACACAGCCGGTACTATCGTACTGGGGGCTAACGCTCTGATGGAAGGCGGCGTGAAGGAAGTATACGCCTGCTGTACCCACCCTGTACTGTCCGGTCCGGCGCATGAGCGTCTGGAGAATTCGCCAATTAAGGAAATTATCGTGACGGATACCATTCCGATCCGCAGCGCCAATCCGACTTCCAAGCTGAAGGTATTGTCTGTGGCTCCGCTGATGGGTGAAGCTATTATCCGCGTGCATGAGGAATTGTCGATCAGCAAATTGTTCGAGATCGAGTAGGACAAGCCGTTTCGGCCGCCGAATATTAAAAAAAGGGTTACACCTCCGTTACCGGAAGATGTAACCCTTATCGGCGTATGCCGGCCTTCTAGTACCCCGGTCGGGAAACAAAGGTAAAGATGCCGCGGTTGTAAAGGGTACCCTGAAGTTCAACAAAGCCCTCGTCAACGGCCGTTACTACACCGATAGCCACGAACACATCGTCCCTGTAGATCTCGACAGGTACAGCATACTGAATGTGATACTGGAAGTGGCGCTGAAGCGTTAGGATTTCGCCCTGATGTGGCATCGTTCATCACCTGTCTCTGGAGTATATACAGCTTATTGTACCAAAAACAGAACTCTTCTGCTTAAGAGAGGATAGAAAGGATAGGCCCGAATCATGAAATGGATTGTTGGACTCGGAAATCCGGGAACACAGTATGCCAAGACAAGGCACAATGTCGGATTTATGGCGCTCGATGAGCTTGCGTCCAGAAACGGAATAGCCTTTAACCAGAACAAATGCAAATCCGTGATCGGTGAAGGGGTAATTGGCGGAGTCAAGACTGTGCTGATTAAGCCCATGACCTTTATGAACCTGTCCGGGGAAGCGGTTCGCGCATATATGGAATACTATAAAGTGGCCCTTGAGGATCTGATCGTAGTGTATGATGATCTGGATACCGAAATCGGCAAAATCCGGCTGCGCTATCAAGGCAGTGCCGGAGGTCATAACGGCATTAAATCCATTATCCAGCATACCGGCACCCAGAGCTTTAACCGGGTACGGATGGGCATCTCCCGTCCGGAGCCAGGCTATGCTATTGTAGATTATGTGCTCTCTACCTTTCCTAAGAAGGACGGGGAGAAGCTGAACACGATGATTCTGGATACCTGTGATGCACTGGAGTTCAGTCTCCAGCATACCTTTGAGCAGACAATGGCTAAATTCAACGGATGAGAAGCAGCCCTCTTGCCTCTCCCGTGTTCCGGGCTAAATACAGAGGGCACGGGGCATACTGAAGGGTATATACTACCTTCAGGAGGCATATAGATGGCAATACACTACGTGTGCAGGCACTGCCGGACATTTCTGGGAAGCATCAA contains these protein-coding regions:
- the purR gene encoding pur operon repressor, with protein sequence MKKLKRSQRLVDMTQFLLEKPHDLLPLSTFADRYGAAKSSISEDLAIIKEVFEGEGMGELQTLAGAAGGVRYIPRMPTDMAMSFVNRLCGELEQSDRILPGGYLYMSDLLGLPSVMEQAGKIIATAFYGVEIDVVMTVETKGIPLAYATAAQLGLPVVLVRRDHQVTEGSAVSINYVSGSHKSIHTMSLSRRALREKSRVLIVDDFMKAGGTVRGMVDLLGEFNAEVAGVGVLVESGAVETEERLLHDYVSLVKLTEVDSRERKISATPGNYFSSWQDRNT
- the spoVG gene encoding septation regulator SpoVG, which gives rise to MQITDVRLRRVNSEGRMKAIASITIDNEFVVHDIRVIDGNNGMFVAMPSKRTPDGEFRDIAHPISSGTREKIQSAVLAEYDRAATEEEEVIEEGA
- the glmU gene encoding bifunctional UDP-N-acetylglucosamine diphosphorylase/glucosamine-1-phosphate N-acetyltransferase GlmU, whose protein sequence is MKRMAVVLAAGQGKRMKSKLYKVLHPVCGKPMVGHVLDTVKATGCERNIVVVGHGAEAVKAYLGQNAEYVLQETQLGTGHAVKQAKELLGGEEGTTIVICGDTPLITPETLEGLMALHEGQQAAASILTAVMDQPAGYGRIIRGEDGGVLKIVEQKDCTAEEATVKEINTGTYCFNNAKLFAALEQVTNNNNQQEYYLTDCIGILRAQGDIVLGYQAHDAAESIGVNDRLALSEVEGHMRQRINKTHMLNGVTIIDPASTYIGADVVIGADTILHPSTLLKGKTVIGENCVIGPSSDIEDSEIKDGASVKHSVLSQATVGARASVGPFAYLRPGAVLGEEVKIGDFVEVKNATIGDGSKVSHLSYIGDASVGKNVNVGCGAITVNYDGYNKAKTTIEDDAFIGSNVNLIAPVTVGKGAFVVAGSTITRSVSENDLAVARARQENKPGYADKIRARAKAKKEKS
- a CDS encoding ribose-phosphate diphosphokinase → MTYCDSKLKIFTCNSNPKLASQIADYIGIPMGESHTTSFSDGEIQVKLSESVRGCHVYIVQSTCGPVNDNLMELLVMVDALKRASAKSINVVIPYYGYARQDRKARSRDPITAKLVANLIEKAGAHRVITMDLHAMQIQGFFDIPVDHLLGVPILAQYFRSKQIENPVVVSPDHGGVVRARKLADFLNAPLAIIDKRRPEPNVSEVMNIIGNIEGKTAILIDDIIDTAGTIVLGANALMEGGVKEVYACCTHPVLSGPAHERLENSPIKEIIVTDTIPIRSANPTSKLKVLSVAPLMGEAIIRVHEELSISKLFEIE
- the pth gene encoding aminoacyl-tRNA hydrolase, encoding MKWIVGLGNPGTQYAKTRHNVGFMALDELASRNGIAFNQNKCKSVIGEGVIGGVKTVLIKPMTFMNLSGEAVRAYMEYYKVALEDLIVVYDDLDTEIGKIRLRYQGSAGGHNGIKSIIQHTGTQSFNRVRMGISRPEPGYAIVDYVLSTFPKKDGEKLNTMILDTCDALEFSLQHTFEQTMAKFNG